A single region of the Metarhizium brunneum chromosome 6, complete sequence genome encodes:
- the cutC gene encoding Copper homeostasis protein CutC produces MIARETTQMPLEVAVFSGESALKAQSQGASRVELNAPGSYHVGGTTPPIAELKRIAAKVTIPVRIMIRPRGAPGDGSPDFVYTPKEVAAMAQSIRDFKATGLLNPFRGDGFVFGLLQPTPAEDPLSLPGEPDAACGLRVDDASCRVLLDAARPFGCVFHRAFDPIAATRRIGDGVEALVRLGFEGLLTAGGRGPCAANVDRLDHECHRQAGRIQFVLGGGLRASNVERVAGRFSTYEKGSVWMHTAALSSRPDHPAEEIDSNELVGMLASLGSVPVR; encoded by the coding sequence ATGATAGCCCGCGAGACAACCCAGATGCCGCTCGaggtggccgtcttctcaGGCGAATCGGCCCTCAAGGCCCAAAGCCAAGGCGCCTCGCGCGTCGAGCTCAACGCCCCCGGGTCGTACCACGTCGGCGGCACCACGCCTCCCATCGCCGAGCTCAAGAGGATCGCGGCAAAGGTCACCATCCCCGTGCGCATCATGATCCGCCCCCGCGGCGCGCCCGGCGACGGATCCCCCGACTTCGTCTACACGCCCAAGGAggtcgccgccatggcccagtCGATACGCGACTTCAAGGCCACGGGGCTCCTCAACCCCTTCCGCGGCGACGGCTTCGTCTTTGGCCTCCTGCAGCCCACGCCTGCCGAGGaccccctctccctcccgGGGGAGCCAGACGCCGCGTGCGGCCTCCGGGTCGACGACGCGTCGTGCCGGGTGctgctcgacgccgccagGCCCTTTGGGTGCGTGTTCCACCGCGCCTTCGACCCCATCGCCGCCACTAGGCGcatcggcgacggcgtcgaggccctCGTCCGCCTGGGCTTCGAGGGCCTCCTGAccgccggcggccgcgggCCCTGCGCCGCCAACGTCGACCGCCTCGACCACGAGTGCCACCGGCAGGCCGGCCGCATCCAgttcgtcctcggcggcggcctgcgCGCCTCCAACGTCGAGCGCGTCGCCGGCCGCTTCAGCACCTACGAGAAGGGCAGCGTGTGGATGCACACGGCCGCCCTGAGCAGCCGTCCCGACCACCCCGCCGAGGAGATTGACTCCAACGAGCTGGTGGGCATGCTGGCAAGCTTGGGTTCCGTCCCGGTGCGGTAG
- the TUBGCP5 gene encoding Gamma-tubulin complex component 5 — translation MSFALQLGALTRELVEVLAPPSVQADSSKLDKISDASLRKLKSHTFLQTNHFEVEKVLDGLDERFRINDRDDLADALRQRLERLPSHPSKWHPEILHLFLELSDQPTFKSNLRDLKLLGRSEATPAIALRWEDIAKEDGWDEDGSLWQNINYSDDSEDDVYDQQFTTEPEDTLLYGDGDSAIRTAASYISHPEDVTTLEQVQTAQKWRMQLPPEDLSRQIRKVAVSEIQVVRDVLFMLQGLDCTLFTRNCVAVPSYQLDNMEWEPYRAIMQTFTDFGGHLRRLRLFVGQRQDVPHLQAFQDCISDRLRELDQHISELQNRLVAPSAGVVLSLVGIKAKLIPWLQPLHALANIVSTIEAEPQSTPFRYLELVFDEACVAQLSGKAELYEFLARIFAECFRVYLRPIRLWMDEGKLLSASDLFFVAEVSPSTPLRKTWQDRYHLRRTPDGALHAPAFLRTALGNIYNAGKNIIVLKLLGKYDAAVSLKARNEPPLDYETICPAGQELVPFAELFDIAFDRWIQSKYRATSTTLKRTLFDDWALLSTLDTLHAIYLMSDGSASSNFSASIFAKLDSLRADWSDRYALTAAAQDGFATIDPSRLTVTVSENMLNLPAIQCRNSVRSVLSGITVNYRLSWPLQMIFNDTSMQHYQSLFTLLLQLKRAAHALQSPRMLDNYWTDRDNWNASATFYSARSKLLWFCTTIQTYLTTLVLIPIDIQLRRDLAVSHDMDNLISTHEKALKAMVDQACLGSRLTPIRESILDMLDLSLKLERIRSGVVDTEEEAHVGKSYEEVLTDVKVEVDRQVRFIWSGLRSVARATSDAQSAKWDILADMLQAGDVDTTT, via the exons ATGTCTTTTGCGTTACAGCTAGGCGCTTTAACACGCGAGCTGGTTGAGGTGTTGGCACCTCCGTCTGTTCAA GCAGACTCCTCAAAGCTTGATAAAATCAGCGATGCTTCGTTGAGGAAATTGAAGTCGCATACCTTTCTACAAACTAATCATTTTGAAGTAGAAAAGGTCTTGGACGGTCTTGACGAGCGGTTTCGCATCAACGACCGGGATGATCTAGCGGATGCCTTGCGACAACGACTGGAGAGGTTACCAAGCCATCCATCCAAATGGCATCCTGAAATCTTGCACCTCTTTTTGGAACTATCTGATCAACCTACGTTTAAATCCAACCTCCGCGACTTGAAGCTGTTAGGGCGCAGCGAGGCCACACCTGCGATAGCTTTGCGTTGGGAGGACATTGCAAAGGAAGACGGCTGGGACGAAGATGGTTCTCTTTGGCAGAACATAAATTACAGCGACGATTCCGAAGATGACGTCTATGATCAACAATTCACTACTGAACCTGAGGATACGTTGTTGTATGGTGACGGGGACTCCGCGATACGCACAGCAGCTTCTTACATTTCGCACCCTGAAGATGTAACTACCCTTGAACAGGTGCAGACTGCACAGAAATGGAGAATGCAGCTACCGCCCGAAGACCTATCAAGACAGATACGGAAAGTAGCCGTTTCAGAGATCCAGGTTGTACGGGATGTCCTATTCATGCTCCAAGGACTCGACTGTACCCTCTTCACTCGAAATTGCGTGGCAGTCCCATCTTACCAGCTGGACAACATGGAGTGGGAGCCATACAGAGCCATCATGCAGACTTTCACAGATTTCGGCGGCCACCTTCGAAGGCTTCGGTTGTTTGTGGGGCAACGACAAGATGTTCCTCACTTGCAAGCCTTTCAGGATTGCATCTCCGATCGACTGCGTGAGCTAGACCAACACATATCCGAACTGCAAAACCGTCTAGTGGCGCCCTCTGCGGGTGTCGTGCTAAGCCTCgtcggcatcaaggccaagctaATACCCTGGCTACAACCATTACATGCCCTAGCTAATATTGTGTCAACGATCGAGGCTGAGCCCCAATCCACACCATTCCGATATCTGGAGCTGGTGTTCGACGAGGCTTGCGTCGCGCAGCTCAGCGGAAAGGCAGAACTGTACGAATTTCTGGCGCGCATTTTTGCTGAATGCTTCAGGGTGTATCTGCGGCCAATTCGTCTGTGGATGGACGAAGGCAAACTCCTGTCAGCCAGTGATTTGTTTTTCGTGGCAGAGGTATCACCCAGCACACCGTTGAGGAAAACATGGCAAGATCGATACCATTTGCGCCGGACGCCAGACGGAGCATTGCACGCACCGGCTTTTCTTCGAACTGCTTTAGGTAACATCTACAATGCCGGAAAGAACATTATTGTTTTGAAATTGCTCGGAAAATATGACGCAGCAGTCTCTCTAAAAGCCAGAAACGAACCGCCTCTGGACTACGAAACGATATGCCCAGCCGGACAAGAACTTGTCCCATTTGCAGAGCTATTCGACATAGCATTCGACCGCTGGATCCAAAGCAAGTACCGCGCAACATCAACGACACTCAAACGTACCCTTTTTGACGACTGGGCACTCCTATCAACCCTTGACACCCTTCACGCCATCTATCTCATGTCCGACGGATCAGCATCCTCCAACTTCTCCGCCAGCATATTCGCCAAGCTCGACTCCCTACGAGCAGACTGGTCAGACCGGTATGCGCtaacggcggcggcccaaGATGGCTTCGCCACCATTGATCCTAGTCGTCTGACTGTCACCGTCTCCGAAAACATGCTCAACCTGCCCGCCATCCAATGCCGTAACTCAGTCCGCTCCGTCCTCAGCGGCATAACCGTCAACTACCGTCTTTCCTGGCCTCTCCAAATGATCTTCAACGACACAAGCATGCAACACTACCAATCCCTCTTCACACTCCTGCTGCAACTCAAACGTGCCGCGCACGCGCTTCAGTCTCCGAGAATGCTGGATAACTACTGGACAGACCGCGATAACTGGAACGCCAGTGCCACTTTCTACTCTGCCCGCAGCAAACTCCTCTGGTTCTGCACTACTATCCAGACATACCTCACCACTCTTGTCCTCATTCCCATTGACATACAGCTACGTCGTGATCTCGCGGTATCCCACGACATGGACAACCTTATCTCCACGCATGAGAAAGCCCTCAAGGCAATGGTTGACCAGGCTTGTCTGGGAAGCAGATTAACACCTATCAGAGAAAGCATCCTTGACATGCTTGATCTCTCTCTAAAACTGGAACGAATAAGAAGCGGCGTCGTCGATACGGAGGAAGAGGCCCACGTCGGCAAATCGTATGAAGAGGTGTTGACGGACGTCAAAGTAGAAGTAGATAGACAAGTACGCTTCATATGGTCCGGTCTCCGGAGCGTTGCGCGCGCCACAAGCGACGCCCAGTCTGCCAAATGGGACATTCTGGCGGACATGCTCCaggccggcgacgtcgacaCCACCACATAG
- the Wdr83 gene encoding WD repeat domain-containing protein 83, translating into MSFPDKPAAYLLGSNGPVHAVKYSASPGSYILTGSGDRSIRLYNPFSNISVPEAQSGPKPAVPQGRLIQTYSAHGYEVLSLDVAADNEKFISGGGDRSVFLWDVATAVTTRRFGGNVYGHSARINCVSFAGDGDSLIVSGGFDTTARIWDVKSGSVKPIQVLNDARDAITSLVVRGPEIVTGSVDGRVRSYDIRMGRCTTDVMGASVTSLTLTKDGRSMLVGTLDSKVRLMDRENGSCLRAYCDPLWKNEEIRVQSLLGHREKYVIAGDEMAVEPGGNGEGRVWAWDLLTGKVVAKVNVPWGPHGYEQKKKAIGRDGKEKTRSNVISCLAWKEDGWGDQFCVGGSSGVVAVFNV; encoded by the exons ATGAGTTTCCCAGATAAACCAGCGGCTTATCTGCTTGGTTCTAATG GCCCCGTCCATGCCGTCAAGTACTCAGCGTCTCCCGGATCCTACATCTTGACGGGCTCCGGGGATCGCTCCATACGCCTGTACAACCCATTTTCTAACATTAGCGTGCCGGAGGCTCAGTCTGGACCAAAGCCAGCGGTGCCGCAAGGCCGTCTGATTCAAACGTACTCGGCGCATGGATATGAAGTGCTCAGTCTAGATGTCGCAGCAGACAATGAGAAATTTATCTCGGGCGGTGGCGACCGCTCTGTTTTCTTGTGGGACGTCGCTACGGCAGTCACAACGAGACGGTTTGGAGGCAACGTTTACGGACATTCAGCACGAATCAATTGTGTCAGCTTCGCAGGGGATGGCGATTCTTTGATTGTGAGTGGTGGCTTTGACACCACCGCGCGAATATGGGACGTGAAGAGCGGCAGTGTCAAACCTATTCAGGTGTTGAACGACGCCCGAGACGCAATCACGTCGCTGGTTGTTCGAGGCCCCGAGATCGTGACCGGCAGTGTGGACGGGAGAGTGAGAAGCTATGACATAAGGATGGGCCGATGCACGACTGATGTTATGGGAGCAAGCGTCACCAGTCTAACTCTCACAAAGGATGGCCGGTCAATGTTGGTGGGCACACTGGACAGCAAAGTGCGACTGATGGATCGCGAGAACGGCAGTTGCCTTCGAGCATATTGCGATCCTCTATGGAAGAACGAAGAAATCCGAGTGCAGTCACTCCTAGGCCACCGAGAGAAGTACGTGATTGCAGGCGACGAAATGGCCGTGGAGCCCGGGGGCAATGGCGAGGGTAGAGTATGGGCGTGGGATCTGCTCACGGGTAAAGTTGTTGCCAAAGTAAATGTCCCTTGGGGCCCGCATGGTTAtgagcaaaagaagaaagctATTGGCAGAGACGGCAAAGAAAAAACTCGCAGTAATGTGATTAGCTGTCTGGCGTGGAAAGAAGATGGCTGGGGAGATCAGTTTTGTGTAGGAGGCTCCTCTGGCGTCGTTGCAGTTTTCAATGTATAA
- the phoA gene encoding Alkaline phosphatase, producing the protein MLAKLNVAAVLAASLSVVSAQTYQRLGTCPTLGCLLPPDQSDFLPGQLFDLRVEVHAPVNGSEAAHDGKPDEKFKVTIAKDGKEAKDITNFFGVKEPELEKWTFKWYEDLFAEDKKTPSIVNVASKAYRKLSLDEPGKYTVTLQYYGGEKTTAEWVVRPIVKKRKAKNVIFFIGDGMTTNMITAARLLGHKSINGKYQTRMQMDEFPVLGHQMTHSIDSYITDSANSASALYSGHKSTVNAMGVHADSSPDPFDDPKVETIVEIFRRITKGAWGAVSTAFLADATPIALTGHTRRRSEYGPLIDQALNGLTNYSWTNHEGPDVYFGAGAEQFFAGKGSYKGKDYYEEFSKKGYSVSLNKTSLEMIDTSKKALGVFCQSNLPVWLDRNVYKDNLKNFKNNPKGGNDSALDLPGLKEMTLKAVEVLHKRGGDKGFFLMSEAASVDKQMHALDYDRALGDLLELDDTVRETIKKLKELKILDETLVVVSADHGHGFDVWGSADTEYIAEHDDERTKRNAIGVYEKSGLSQYTEKNKNIQYGTGVNFPSNWEPRYAIAGGVGAAPDHREDYKVHKSGPREPAVKGADGSYIVNAKDSPNGIVINGTLPTNEAQGVHSLTDVPVFAMGPCQETFGGTYNNVDIFYKMATCLGLARPNTEGKKPKKQ; encoded by the exons ATGCTTGCAAAGCTCAACGTCGCTGCTGTTCTGGCAGCTTCGCTCTCAGTTGTCTCAGCCCAGACCTACCAGCGTCTTGGAACGTGCCCAACCCTAGGGTGTCTTCTGCCACCTGATCAGAGTGATTTTCTTCCTGGTCAGCTTTTTGACCTGAGAGTTGAAGTTCACGCCCCCGTCAATGGCTCTGAGGCTGCCCACGATGGCAAGCCTGATGAGAAATTCAAGGTGACTATTGCAAAAGATGGCAAGGAGGCCAAGGATATCACCAACTTCTTCGGAGTGAAGGAGCCCGAGTTGGAGAAGTGGACTTTCAAGTGGTACGAGGATCTCTttgccgaggacaagaagactcCGTCAATTGTCAACGTCGCCTCCAAAGCTTATCGCAAGCTCTCCCTGGACGAGCCCGGCAAGTACACCGTGACTCTACAGTACTATGGGGGTGAGAAGACAACGGCTGAATGGGTTGTTCGTCCTATTgtcaagaagcgcaaggccaagaatgtcatcttcttcattgGTGACGGCATGACCACTAACATG ATTACTGCTGCCCGTCTTCTTGGGCACAAGAGCATCAACGGCAAATACCAGACTCGCATGCAGATGGACGAGTTTCCTGTTCTTGGCCACCAGATGACTCACTCGATTGACAGCTATATCACCGACTCTGCCAACTCAGCCTCTGCTCTATACTCTGGTCACAAGAGCACTGTCAATGCCATGGG AGTCCATGCTGATTCGTCTCCGGACCCTTTCGATGACCCCAAGGTCGAGACCATTGTTGAAATCTTCCGCCGAATTACC AAAGGTGCATGGGGCGCCGTCTCCACGGCATTCTTGGCTGATGCCACCCCCATTGCTCTCACCGGCCACACCCGTCGCCGTTCTGAGTACGGTCCTCTTATAGACCAGGCTCTCAACGGCCTGACCAACTACAGCTGGACTAACCATGAAGGCCCTGATGTCTACTTCGGTGCTGGTGCCGAGCAGTTCTTCGCCGGTAAGGGCAGTTACAAGGGCAAGGACTACTATGAAGAGTTTTCAAAGAAGGGATACTCTGTCAGCTTGAACAAGACCTCGCTGGAGATGATTGACACCAGCAAGAAGGCCCTGGGTGTCTTCTGCCAGAGCAACTTGCCCGTCTGGCTGGACCGTAATGTTTACAAGGACAACCTAAAGAACTTCAAAAATAACCCCAAGGGCGGAAATGACTCTGCCCTTGATCTCCCCGGCCTGAAAGAGATGACTCTCAAGGCTGTTGAGGTTCTCCACAAGCGTGGCGGTGACAAGGGCTTCTTCCTCATGTCCGAGGCTGCCTCTGTCGACAAACAGATGCACGCCCTTGACTACGACCGTGCCCTCGGCGATCTTCTTGAACTCGACGACACTGTCCGTGAGAccatcaagaagctcaaaGAGCTGAAGATATTGGATGAGACACTGGTTGTTGTTTCTGCTGACCACGGCCACGGGTTCGA TGTCTGGGGATCCGCTGATACCGAGTACATTGCCGAGCACGACGATGAGCGCACCAAGCGCAACGCCATCGGCGTCTACGAAAAGTCCGGTCTCTCCCAATACAccgagaagaacaagaacatTCAGTATGGCACCGGCGTCAACTTCCCCTCAAACTGGGAGCCTCGGTACGCCATCGCCGGTGGTGTCGGCGCTGCCCCCGACCACCGAGAGGACTACAAGGTCCACAAGAGCGGTCCTCGTGAGCCTGCGGTCAAGGGCGCCGACGGCAGCTACATTGTCAATGCCAAGGATTCGCCCAACGGTATTGTCATCAACGGCACTCTGCCTACCAACGAGGCTCAGGGTGTGCACTCGCTTACTGATGTGCCTGTGTTTGCCATGGGCCCCTGCCAGGAGACCTTTGGAGGCACCTACAACAATGTGGACATTTTCTACAAGATGGCTACGTGTTTAGGCCTGGCGCGCCCAAATACTGAaggcaagaagcccaagaagcagTAA